The following coding sequences lie in one Metallumcola ferriviriculae genomic window:
- the alaS gene encoding alanine--tRNA ligase, with protein MITGKELRQRFLNYYESKGHTIVPSSALVPADDPTLLFTNAGMVQFKDVFLGMDKRPYKRATTAQKCVRAGGKHNDLDTVGRTARHHTFFEMMGNFSFGDYFKRDAITFAWEFLTEDLKLPQEQLWATIYLDDDEAYDLWLELTDIPKERIVRLGEKDNFWAMGDTGPCGPCSEIIIDRGESYKCEEPECGLGVCDCDRWLEIWNLVFMQYNRDGNGEMTPLPRPSIDTGMGLERVASVLQNVDSNFDTDLIRPLISAVEEMSGKEYHPDGRGFPFRVIADHARACTFLISDGVLPSNEGRGYVLRRILRRAVRFGKVLDMEIPFLYRFVPKVVELMGEPYSDMAAKHEHVAKIIKIEEEKFRDTLSEGIKVVNEIVIKVKQEGRKVISGKEAFVLYDTYGFPLDLTEDIAEENELEVDKEGFQQAMEEQRQRARAAREDVKAWDDAVAFTNLLGDLGPTKFVGYDILNKDTEVLSLIVDGKKVDKVAAGDECALLVKETPCYPEGGGQVGDSGTIVGGAIKARVTDCKRLPDGKIIHEVVLEKGSIAVGDTVTVQVAQEKRKATAKNHSATHLLHKALREVLGDHVNQAGSLVARDRLRFDFAHFDALTNEEISQVEERVNRSILNGLKVEALETSYQQALEMGATALFGEKYGEEVRVVKMGDYSMELCGGTHVDSTSEVGLFKIIGEAGIGAGLRRIEALTAASALEFLNKRAELLETGAQLLKTRPEEVPHRVEDLIVQAKELERRVNSLQDRLAGYQSEDMLDAAVDVEGIKVLAVRVEANGMEALRSMADILKDKLQSGVIVLGAVAEGKVNFVAAITKDLLPKGIHAGKLIGQVAKIAGGGGGGRPDMAQAGGKEPEKITAALEKAAEVVREQLG; from the coding sequence TTGATTACGGGAAAAGAATTACGGCAAAGGTTTTTAAACTATTATGAGAGTAAAGGACATACCATTGTCCCAAGCTCTGCACTGGTACCCGCTGACGACCCCACCTTATTATTTACAAATGCCGGGATGGTCCAGTTCAAGGATGTATTTTTAGGCATGGACAAGCGCCCCTACAAAAGGGCAACCACTGCCCAAAAATGCGTACGCGCCGGCGGCAAACATAATGACTTGGATACGGTGGGGCGTACTGCTCGGCACCATACTTTCTTTGAAATGATGGGGAACTTTTCTTTTGGCGATTACTTTAAGCGGGATGCGATAACTTTTGCTTGGGAGTTTCTTACCGAAGATCTTAAGCTTCCCCAAGAGCAGCTTTGGGCTACTATCTATCTGGATGATGATGAGGCCTATGACCTTTGGTTGGAACTTACTGATATTCCTAAGGAACGAATTGTCCGTCTCGGGGAAAAAGACAATTTCTGGGCAATGGGAGATACCGGTCCCTGTGGCCCCTGCAGTGAAATAATTATTGACCGTGGTGAATCATATAAGTGTGAAGAACCGGAATGTGGCCTGGGGGTATGTGACTGTGACCGGTGGTTGGAAATTTGGAACCTAGTATTTATGCAGTACAATCGTGATGGGAATGGAGAGATGACTCCCCTGCCCCGCCCCAGTATTGATACCGGCATGGGCCTCGAAAGAGTTGCTTCGGTACTACAGAACGTGGACAGCAACTTTGATACAGATTTGATTAGGCCATTAATATCTGCGGTGGAAGAAATGAGCGGCAAAGAATATCATCCTGATGGCCGTGGTTTTCCTTTCCGAGTTATTGCCGACCACGCTCGGGCCTGCACTTTTCTTATCAGCGACGGCGTACTCCCTTCTAATGAGGGTCGCGGCTATGTTTTGAGACGGATTCTGCGGAGAGCGGTTCGTTTTGGCAAGGTGCTTGATATGGAAATACCCTTTCTTTACCGTTTTGTGCCTAAGGTAGTGGAATTGATGGGTGAGCCATACTCGGACATGGCAGCCAAGCATGAACATGTGGCGAAAATAATTAAGATAGAAGAAGAAAAATTTAGAGATACATTAAGCGAAGGCATCAAGGTAGTAAATGAAATAGTTATTAAAGTGAAACAAGAAGGGCGTAAAGTCATCAGCGGTAAAGAGGCATTCGTTCTCTATGATACCTATGGGTTCCCCCTGGATTTAACTGAAGATATTGCTGAAGAGAATGAACTAGAGGTGGATAAGGAAGGATTTCAGCAAGCAATGGAGGAACAGCGGCAGCGGGCCCGGGCAGCCCGGGAAGATGTGAAAGCATGGGATGATGCAGTTGCTTTTACTAATCTGTTAGGCGATTTAGGACCTACCAAATTTGTCGGCTACGACATCTTAAATAAGGATACGGAAGTGCTCAGCTTGATAGTGGATGGGAAGAAAGTAGATAAGGTCGCCGCGGGCGACGAATGTGCTTTGCTGGTTAAAGAAACCCCCTGCTATCCTGAAGGAGGCGGTCAGGTTGGCGATAGTGGTACAATTGTCGGTGGTGCAATAAAAGCAAGGGTGACCGATTGTAAGCGCCTGCCTGATGGCAAGATAATTCATGAGGTGGTGCTGGAAAAAGGAAGCATCGCCGTGGGTGATACGGTAACTGTGCAGGTTGCCCAAGAAAAAAGAAAGGCAACTGCAAAAAACCATTCAGCTACTCACCTGCTGCATAAAGCATTAAGAGAAGTGCTCGGTGACCACGTTAACCAAGCGGGATCACTGGTTGCACGAGATAGGTTGAGATTCGATTTCGCTCATTTTGATGCATTAACCAATGAAGAAATATCTCAGGTGGAAGAGCGGGTAAATCGGTCAATCCTAAACGGACTGAAAGTTGAGGCGTTAGAAACGTCTTACCAGCAGGCTTTAGAAATGGGTGCTACCGCTCTCTTTGGCGAGAAATACGGCGAAGAAGTGCGCGTAGTGAAAATGGGTGACTACTCCATGGAGCTGTGCGGTGGTACCCATGTCGATAGTACTTCGGAAGTAGGTTTATTTAAAATTATCGGTGAGGCCGGTATTGGGGCGGGACTGCGGCGCATTGAGGCCCTAACCGCCGCCAGTGCTTTGGAGTTTCTTAACAAGCGGGCGGAGCTACTGGAAACAGGCGCTCAGCTTTTGAAGACCAGGCCCGAAGAAGTACCGCATAGAGTTGAAGATTTGATAGTGCAGGCGAAGGAATTGGAACGCCGGGTAAATAGTCTTCAGGACCGCTTGGCAGGTTACCAATCAGAAGATATGCTGGATGCCGCCGTGGATGTAGAAGGTATTAAAGTCCTGGCTGTGCGGGTAGAGGCTAATGGCATGGAAGCCCTTCGTTCCATGGCAGATATCTTAAAAGATAAACTGCAGTCGGGGGTAATTGTATTGGGGGCTGTGGCAGAAGGAAAAGTTAACTTTGTTGCAGCAATTACCAAAGATTTACTGCCCAAGGGAATTCATGCCGGTAAACTTATTGGCCAGGTTGCCAAAATTGCCGGCGGTGGAGGTGGAGGCCGTCCCGATATGGCTCAGGCCGGCGGTAAGGAGCCAGAAAAAATAACTGCTGCTTTGGAGAAAGCAGCAGAGGTGGTTCGTGAGCAGTTGGGCTAG
- a CDS encoding VanW family protein: protein MGALFRHRLSLVGGFLAFGLFISALLFGFTEQKSPLPTILPGLSIGGQDVGGLMAEEAQKVLMKKEDQLLAQDISLNYGDGSKVFTYRQLGISVPLDQLITDALDYGQNGSLWHKIKQRWQLRHKGHDIPIKIKWDEKKIKEKVSGLAGLINSQPVNAILEFRGDQVVLRPSRVGRELVVEETMANLLDVLPLQGKGFVPVSTTPIWPEISSNDVRQKGITGLVAEYVTDFNPSNKPRVENIRVAAANLDGREIAPGEVFSFNDTVGPRTAERGFKNALIIVNHDFVPGIGGGVCQVSSTLYNAVLRANLPVLERYRHSLLIGYVPLGQDATVAYGAKDFKFTNNTGNYLVIKTAVDNNSFNVRLFGTPDPAEVELRSIVERKIPYKTIIKEDARIPKGKNFIEQQGIVGFQVRVEKVLMMKGEELSREVVSRDTYPSQSKILRVGAGDVE from the coding sequence TTGGGTGCATTGTTCCGGCATAGACTGTCTCTTGTTGGTGGTTTTCTCGCTTTCGGCCTTTTTATTTCAGCACTGCTTTTTGGTTTTACCGAGCAGAAGTCACCGCTGCCTACCATTCTTCCTGGCTTGTCAATAGGGGGCCAGGACGTGGGGGGATTGATGGCCGAGGAAGCCCAAAAAGTTTTGATGAAGAAAGAGGACCAATTGTTGGCTCAGGATATATCCTTGAACTATGGCGATGGCAGTAAGGTGTTTACATACCGCCAACTGGGCATATCAGTACCGTTAGACCAGTTGATAACTGATGCCTTAGATTATGGACAGAATGGATCTCTTTGGCATAAAATAAAACAGCGGTGGCAGCTAAGGCATAAGGGTCATGATATACCGATAAAAATTAAATGGGATGAGAAAAAAATCAAAGAAAAGGTTTCCGGTTTGGCAGGCTTAATTAATAGTCAACCTGTAAATGCCATACTAGAATTCCGGGGGGATCAGGTGGTCCTTCGACCGTCCCGGGTGGGCCGGGAATTGGTAGTGGAAGAGACGATGGCGAACTTGCTGGATGTATTGCCCCTTCAAGGCAAAGGATTTGTTCCCGTCAGCACTACGCCGATTTGGCCGGAAATTAGCAGTAATGATGTTCGACAAAAAGGTATTACTGGTCTGGTGGCAGAATATGTAACCGATTTTAATCCATCTAACAAGCCAAGGGTAGAAAACATACGCGTTGCAGCAGCTAATTTGGATGGCAGGGAAATCGCCCCGGGAGAAGTTTTTTCATTTAATGATACTGTGGGACCCAGGACGGCAGAGCGAGGTTTTAAAAACGCGTTGATAATTGTTAACCATGATTTTGTTCCGGGGATTGGAGGCGGGGTATGCCAGGTCTCTTCCACCCTTTATAATGCAGTACTACGAGCTAATTTACCAGTATTAGAAAGATATCGCCATTCACTGCTGATAGGTTATGTGCCCCTTGGTCAGGATGCCACCGTGGCATACGGTGCCAAAGACTTTAAGTTCACCAATAACACTGGTAATTATCTGGTAATCAAAACTGCCGTGGATAATAACAGCTTTAATGTACGTCTGTTCGGCACCCCTGACCCGGCAGAAGTCGAGTTAAGGAGCATTGTGGAACGGAAAATTCCCTATAAAACAATAATTAAAGAAGACGCCCGGATACCTAAGGGTAAAAATTTTATTGAGCAACAAGGTATTGTCGGGTTTCAGGTAAGGGTAGAAAAAGTGCTTATGATGAAGGGTGAAGAACTATCTCGAGAAGTGGTATCTAGGGATACCTATCCAAGTCAAAGTAAAATTCTGCGTGTAGGCGCCGGTGATGTCGAATAA
- a CDS encoding electron transfer flavoprotein subunit beta/FixA family protein yields the protein MNIIVCLKQTFDTEAKIELKDGEIATQGIKHIINPYDEFAVEEALKIKEAQGGEVTVISVGDDQAQEALRQALAMGADKAMLVKNPQGDEYAVAKVLAKAVAGMEYDLILGGHVAIDDGSGQVATRLAQELDLPQVNVVTKLELKDGQAECTREIEGGSEIVETPLPAVVTCQKGLNEPRYPSLKGIMQAKKKELKQVTPEELGVEVEKQVEILEIFLPPKKEAGKIIEGEAEEAGKELVRLLKEEAKVI from the coding sequence ATGAACATCATAGTGTGTCTTAAGCAAACCTTCGACACCGAAGCAAAGATCGAACTAAAAGACGGTGAAATCGCAACCCAGGGGATCAAGCATATCATCAATCCCTACGACGAATTTGCCGTGGAAGAAGCCCTGAAGATCAAGGAAGCCCAGGGAGGAGAAGTAACAGTAATCAGCGTAGGAGATGACCAAGCCCAGGAAGCACTGCGTCAAGCATTAGCGATGGGTGCAGACAAAGCCATGCTGGTGAAAAACCCCCAGGGAGACGAATACGCCGTAGCGAAAGTACTGGCCAAAGCAGTGGCAGGGATGGAATACGACCTAATATTAGGCGGCCATGTAGCCATCGATGACGGCTCAGGCCAGGTAGCAACCCGACTGGCACAGGAATTAGACCTGCCCCAGGTAAACGTAGTAACCAAATTAGAGCTAAAAGACGGTCAAGCCGAATGTACTCGAGAAATCGAAGGAGGCAGTGAAATAGTAGAAACACCACTGCCCGCAGTAGTCACCTGTCAAAAAGGATTAAACGAACCCCGCTACCCCAGCCTGAAAGGCATTATGCAGGCCAAGAAAAAAGAACTAAAGCAGGTAACACCCGAAGAGCTGGGAGTCGAAGTAGAAAAGCAAGTAGAAATATTAGAAATATTCCTGCCGCCCAAGAAAGAAGCAGGGAAAATCATCGAAGGCGAAGCCGAAGAAGCCGGGAAAGAATTAGTGCGGCTGTTAAAAGAAGAAGCCAAAGTAATCTAA
- a CDS encoding O-methyltransferase, whose amino-acid sequence MGYILSDIVEKFLRYNVLVEDPYLKQLEQEARQENIPIVRREVGQLLRLLTQIAKPQNILEVGTAIGYSTLWMAREAAAWGGTVTTIERNPQRRHRALQIFQEAQLERTVNSLLGDASNILKDLQGPYQMIFVDAAKGQYLNWHPFLKKMLSSGGILVADNVMFQGMVLPNSYLPRRQKTAVNRLRQYLKELQRPPFTTVILPLGDGVAVSLLQEELT is encoded by the coding sequence ATGGGTTATATTTTATCTGATATTGTGGAAAAATTTTTAAGGTATAATGTTTTAGTCGAAGACCCATACCTGAAGCAGCTGGAGCAAGAGGCTCGGCAAGAGAATATCCCGATAGTACGGCGAGAAGTGGGGCAGCTGCTTCGTCTTCTTACCCAAATAGCAAAACCCCAAAATATTCTCGAGGTGGGTACTGCCATCGGTTATTCCACCTTGTGGATGGCCAGAGAGGCTGCTGCTTGGGGTGGGACGGTGACTACCATTGAGCGTAACCCTCAACGTCGGCACCGGGCTCTCCAAATATTTCAAGAAGCACAGTTGGAACGGACAGTTAACTCTTTGCTTGGGGATGCTTCCAACATACTAAAAGACTTGCAGGGCCCATATCAGATGATTTTCGTGGATGCTGCGAAAGGGCAGTATCTTAATTGGCATCCATTTTTGAAGAAAATGCTGTCATCGGGGGGAATATTGGTAGCAGATAATGTGATGTTTCAAGGAATGGTACTGCCAAATTCATATCTGCCCCGTCGGCAAAAAACAGCTGTAAACCGCCTGCGTCAATATCTAAAAGAGTTGCAGCGCCCGCCCTTTACTACAGTAATTTTGCCGTTAGGTGATGGTGTGGCTGTCAGCCTTTTACAGGAGGAATTAACGTGA
- a CDS encoding IreB family regulatory phosphoprotein codes for MMFKVDKEQEIAARDILFSVFDALKEKGYNPINQIVGYLLSGDPAYITSHKNARNMIRKLERDELLEELVKEYLNKAE; via the coding sequence ATGATGTTTAAGGTGGATAAGGAACAGGAAATAGCCGCCCGGGATATACTTTTCAGTGTCTTTGATGCGTTAAAGGAAAAGGGATATAATCCGATTAATCAAATTGTAGGTTATCTTCTATCCGGCGACCCTGCATACATTACCAGTCATAAAAATGCTCGCAATATGATTCGCAAATTAGAGCGGGACGAACTGCTGGAAGAATTGGTCAAGGAATACTTAAACAAAGCCGAATGA
- a CDS encoding electron transfer flavoprotein subunit alpha/FixB family protein: MAIWVIAEQRDGELKKVSLEMLSKGQELAEELGTELEAVLIGDEIEGLADSLAAYGAAKVYVAEDEELGTYSSEGYSQVISELIEENEPDAVFFGHTAFGKDLAPRVAQKAGAGMVSDITAVEVEADQLVFTRPIYAGKAFTKSKVLSKPVVATFRPNVQDLGEAAETSANIETVDVDLADIRAKVKEVKQQSGGRVLLTEADIIVSGGRGMKGPENFDILEQMADVLGAAVGASRAAVDAGWREHQYQVGQTGKTVSPTLYIACGISGAIQHLAGMSSSKYIAAINKDEEANIFNMADYGIVNDLFKVVPVLTEEFKKVL; this comes from the coding sequence ATGGCTATATGGGTAATCGCCGAGCAGCGTGACGGCGAATTAAAGAAAGTAAGCTTAGAAATGTTGAGTAAGGGACAAGAATTAGCCGAAGAATTGGGAACAGAATTAGAAGCAGTACTGATAGGTGACGAAATAGAAGGACTGGCAGATAGCCTGGCAGCCTACGGAGCAGCAAAAGTATACGTAGCAGAAGACGAAGAGCTAGGCACCTATTCAAGCGAGGGATACAGTCAAGTAATCAGTGAGCTGATAGAAGAAAATGAACCCGATGCAGTATTTTTTGGGCACACCGCATTTGGTAAAGACCTAGCACCGCGGGTAGCCCAAAAAGCAGGAGCCGGCATGGTCAGCGACATAACCGCCGTAGAAGTAGAAGCGGACCAGTTAGTATTTACCCGCCCCATTTACGCCGGCAAAGCATTCACTAAGAGCAAAGTATTATCCAAACCGGTAGTAGCAACCTTCCGGCCCAACGTCCAAGACCTCGGCGAAGCAGCTGAAACAAGCGCCAACATAGAAACAGTAGATGTGGACCTAGCAGACATCCGCGCCAAAGTAAAAGAAGTAAAGCAGCAAAGCGGCGGCAGAGTACTGCTGACCGAGGCAGACATCATCGTCAGCGGCGGTCGGGGCATGAAAGGACCGGAGAACTTTGATATTTTGGAACAGATGGCAGACGTACTCGGAGCAGCAGTAGGTGCATCCCGGGCAGCAGTAGACGCCGGATGGCGTGAGCATCAGTATCAGGTGGGACAGACAGGAAAGACCGTATCACCAACACTTTATATTGCCTGCGGTATCAGCGGTGCTATCCAGCACCTAGCAGGCATGAGTTCTTCAAAATACATTGCCGCCATTAACAAGGATGAAGAAGCAAACATCTTTAATATGGCAGATTACGGCATTGTAAATGATTTGTTTAAGGTTGTACCGGTACTTACCGAGGAGTTTAAAAAGGTTTTATAA
- the ruvX gene encoding Holliday junction resolvase RuvX — protein MRLMGLDVGDKTIGVAVSDLLGLTAQGVETVRRDEKIDYWQRLAALCSQYEVEKIVVGMPRNMNGTYGPRAEKTEEFIEQLQDKIPLSVETWDERLSTVAAQRTLLDADLSRKKRKKVIDKMAAVFILQGYLDSKQ, from the coding sequence ATGAGACTAATGGGTCTGGATGTAGGGGACAAAACAATCGGTGTTGCTGTCAGTGATTTACTTGGATTGACTGCTCAAGGTGTTGAAACGGTGCGAAGGGATGAAAAGATTGACTATTGGCAGCGGTTGGCGGCATTATGTTCCCAATATGAGGTAGAGAAAATTGTGGTTGGAATGCCGCGCAATATGAATGGAACCTACGGGCCCAGAGCGGAAAAGACAGAGGAATTTATTGAACAATTGCAAGATAAGATTCCGTTGTCTGTGGAAACATGGGATGAACGACTGTCTACCGTGGCAGCGCAGCGGACGCTGTTGGACGCTGACTTATCCCGGAAAAAGCGCAAAAAGGTTATTGACAAAATGGCTGCTGTATTTATTCTGCAGGGATATTTAGATTCCAAACAGTAA
- a CDS encoding potassium channel family protein, translated as MDAVKRLFLALALISLLILVGVVTFIYLEGFTPLEALWLTVASLSTVGYGDIVPHTDAGRLFALFLIAGGVGLFTYALGTIIAIVVEGHLTNVLGRKRMEKKIQTLQDHIIICGAGRVGEQIIGRLKKEKAPFVVIDLDEDKLNHLQQEKIFVIQGNATEDATLARAGITKASGLVTSLPDDSENVFVTLTARGMNPNIKIVSRANLDSSTPKLRRAGADKVISPAIIGGRRMAISILKPASVDFVETLMYDSGLEFEIEEIRVNELSLLVGKELKDSRIKQESGVMVVAIKRQSEEVIHNPNSDTIIQMGDLLIVLGTRKQLELLEKLAAD; from the coding sequence TTGGATGCTGTAAAGAGACTGTTTTTAGCATTGGCCCTGATAAGTCTGCTGATACTGGTGGGCGTAGTTACATTTATTTACCTTGAGGGCTTTACACCCCTAGAAGCGCTATGGCTTACCGTTGCTAGTCTATCCACTGTGGGTTATGGTGACATTGTACCCCATACTGATGCAGGGCGCCTTTTTGCTTTGTTTCTCATTGCCGGCGGGGTGGGACTTTTTACATATGCTTTAGGTACCATAATTGCTATTGTGGTAGAAGGTCATCTCACAAATGTATTGGGGAGAAAGAGGATGGAAAAGAAAATCCAAACATTACAGGATCATATTATTATCTGTGGTGCCGGTAGGGTAGGCGAACAGATTATTGGTCGGCTGAAAAAGGAAAAAGCACCTTTTGTGGTCATTGACTTAGATGAGGACAAGCTTAACCATTTACAGCAGGAAAAAATATTTGTTATTCAGGGGAATGCAACCGAAGATGCGACTTTGGCCCGAGCAGGTATTACTAAAGCCAGTGGCCTGGTCACGTCCCTACCCGATGACAGTGAAAACGTCTTTGTCACCCTTACGGCCAGGGGCATGAACCCAAATATTAAAATTGTTTCCCGGGCAAATTTGGATTCATCGACACCGAAACTGCGCCGCGCAGGCGCTGATAAGGTAATATCTCCGGCTATCATTGGCGGACGGCGAATGGCCATATCTATTCTTAAACCTGCCAGTGTAGATTTTGTGGAAACCTTGATGTACGACAGCGGCCTGGAATTTGAAATAGAGGAAATTCGGGTTAATGAACTTTCGCTGTTGGTGGGCAAAGAATTGAAGGACTCCCGCATCAAACAGGAGTCCGGTGTTATGGTAGTAGCTATCAAACGCCAATCAGAAGAGGTAATTCATAACCCCAATTCAGATACTATAATTCAGATGGGCGACTTATTAATTGTACTGGGCACCCGCAAACAGCTAGAACTTTTGGAAAAACTGGCTGCTGACTAG
- a CDS encoding DUF1292 domain-containing protein — MTEEEKDIIVLSDETGAEHRFEIIDMLEIDEEQYAILLPDEVDAEEAMILKVGEDEEGDTFLFAIEDQDEWDMVATAWQETISEETQ; from the coding sequence ATGACTGAAGAAGAAAAGGACATAATTGTTCTCTCCGACGAAACCGGTGCGGAACATAGGTTTGAAATAATCGATATGCTGGAAATTGATGAAGAACAATATGCTATACTGCTTCCTGATGAAGTTGATGCTGAAGAAGCTATGATACTAAAGGTTGGCGAGGATGAAGAGGGGGATACTTTCCTCTTTGCTATCGAAGACCAGGATGAGTGGGACATGGTAGCAACAGCATGGCAGGAAACTATTTCCGAAGAAACCCAGTAA
- the mltG gene encoding endolytic transglycosylase MltG, producing MSESSKTNIVEKDYDRREKTNRLKKLILGFVAIAVVLLLIFSGAGFYQVNKMMRPMTDGPSPSKVVFIPPQSSSNEIGKLLQKEGLIRHRLLFTVYARLHKLDTRLQAGEYEFSPSKSLPEIVNKITSGQVKTYSFTIPEGYTVDQIAALLSDKGFVDKEKFLYLVKEGDFDYSFIKGLPKNKHRLEGYLFPDTYQIPKGFGEREIINLMLRRFSEVFSEDWRERAKLMDLDIGDVVTMASLIEREAKQKVEQSTIASVISNRLERGMLLQLDATVQYALGEHKERVLFEDLEVESPYNTYKNVGLPPGPIASPGRSAIEAALYPADTDYFFYVAKPDGGHEFTKTLAEHNRAIRQYRH from the coding sequence ATGTCCGAGTCATCTAAGACCAACATTGTTGAAAAGGATTATGACCGAAGAGAAAAGACAAATCGGCTTAAAAAGCTGATTTTAGGCTTTGTGGCGATAGCAGTGGTCTTGCTGCTAATCTTTAGTGGGGCAGGTTTCTATCAGGTTAATAAGATGATGCGGCCAATGACTGATGGCCCTTCGCCGTCAAAGGTAGTCTTTATCCCGCCGCAATCATCTTCAAATGAGATAGGTAAGCTGTTGCAGAAAGAGGGTCTTATACGCCATAGATTATTATTTACTGTATACGCTCGTTTGCATAAATTAGACACCCGTCTGCAAGCCGGTGAATATGAATTTTCCCCATCCAAGTCCTTACCGGAAATAGTTAATAAAATTACCAGTGGTCAGGTAAAGACTTATTCATTTACTATTCCTGAAGGTTATACGGTTGACCAAATTGCTGCATTGCTGTCGGATAAGGGATTTGTGGATAAGGAAAAGTTCCTTTATCTTGTGAAAGAGGGAGATTTTGATTATTCCTTTATCAAGGGACTGCCCAAGAACAAACACCGGCTGGAAGGATATTTGTTCCCAGATACATATCAAATACCCAAGGGCTTTGGCGAAAGAGAGATTATTAATCTAATGCTGCGTAGGTTCAGTGAGGTATTTTCGGAAGATTGGCGAGAGCGAGCGAAGCTGATGGACCTGGATATCGGTGATGTGGTAACTATGGCTTCGTTGATTGAACGAGAGGCCAAACAAAAGGTTGAACAGTCGACAATTGCTTCAGTGATAAGCAATCGTCTAGAGAGAGGAATGCTCTTACAACTGGATGCAACGGTACAGTACGCCCTGGGCGAGCATAAAGAAAGGGTCTTGTTTGAAGACTTGGAGGTAGAATCGCCATATAATACCTATAAAAATGTCGGATTGCCCCCGGGGCCAATCGCTTCACCGGGTAGATCTGCTATTGAAGCAGCCCTTTATCCAGCTGATACAGACTATTTTTTCTATGTCGCCAAACCTGACGGCGGCCACGAATTTACCAAGACGTTGGCCGAACATAACAGGGCGATACGTCAATACCGACATTAG
- a CDS encoding AI-2E family transporter → MLVRISKRLLFIVAILIVVSVAGYMLYLIRAILPPFIIALVIAYLLNPVVKKLGDLKVPRVLAIILVYSAVITVVVILALYGVPKVVRELNRFADAIPYYTQQVQEYLRSVRGDYSRSNIPESIKQVTDETLADAEDMLIAAVQSVADSIIGLFSQVLSVIIAPVLAFYMLKDWETLGRYTFSLLPTGWREEAAFLFHEIDVVLTKFIRGHLLVAFTVGTLTALGLASIRMKFALLLGIVAGIADIIPYFGPIIGAVPAVALALLQSKYQAFYAVGVMVIVQQLESNIISPKILGDSLGLHPLVIIFVLLAGGELFGIVGMLLAVPVTAVSRILLSYFFNRWNAAAG, encoded by the coding sequence ATGCTGGTGCGAATTTCCAAGAGATTATTGTTTATCGTTGCTATATTAATAGTGGTTTCGGTGGCAGGGTACATGCTTTATCTGATTCGAGCTATCCTGCCGCCTTTTATTATCGCTTTGGTGATTGCATATCTTTTAAATCCGGTGGTAAAAAAACTTGGGGATTTAAAGGTACCCCGAGTGTTAGCAATTATTCTTGTATACTCAGCTGTAATCACTGTGGTTGTGATATTGGCTCTCTACGGTGTACCGAAAGTCGTCCGTGAATTAAACCGGTTTGCTGATGCTATTCCTTATTATACCCAACAGGTACAGGAATATCTCAGGTCAGTGCGTGGTGACTATAGCCGCAGTAACATTCCTGAGAGTATCAAGCAGGTCACTGACGAAACACTTGCCGACGCGGAAGATATGCTGATTGCTGCAGTTCAATCCGTGGCGGATAGTATTATCGGTTTGTTTTCGCAGGTGTTGAGTGTGATAATTGCGCCGGTATTGGCCTTTTACATGCTAAAGGATTGGGAGACATTGGGGCGCTATACCTTTAGCTTGCTGCCCACAGGGTGGCGGGAGGAGGCGGCTTTTTTATTCCATGAAATAGATGTGGTGCTGACCAAGTTTATCCGTGGGCATTTGTTGGTGGCCTTTACCGTAGGAACCCTGACAGCCTTAGGATTAGCCTCAATTAGGATGAAATTTGCTTTGCTGTTAGGTATCGTGGCTGGAATAGCAGATATTATTCCCTATTTCGGTCCGATTATTGGTGCGGTTCCCGCGGTGGCCCTTGCTCTATTGCAATCTAAATATCAAGCATTTTATGCAGTTGGCGTGATGGTAATAGTACAGCAGTTAGAAAGTAATATCATTTCCCCCAAAATTCTCGGGGATAGTTTAGGACTGCATCCATTGGTGATAATTTTTGTTCTTTTAGCGGGTGGAGAATTATTTGGTATAGTTGGGATGCTCCTGGCGGTGCCGGTTACGGCTGTATCCAGAATCCTGTTAAGTTATTTCTTTAATCGTTGGAATGCTGCGGCAGGGTAA